Below is a genomic region from Argiope bruennichi chromosome 11, qqArgBrue1.1, whole genome shotgun sequence.
ATGACTGGAAGTGTTTGTCTGAAATCACCCGAAAGGACCAACAGAGTTCCGCCAAATAGTTTGTCactgtttttaatatctttcaatgtCCTGTTCAACGCCTCAAGTGAATGTTTGTGTGCCATAGTACATTCatcccaaataataattttacaccgtttcagcACAGTGGCCATGGACGATTGTTTCTTAATGTTGCATACTGCGTCAGggttattctgaatatttagtgGCAGCTTAAATACTGAATGAGCTGTTCTACCTCCATCCAATAAAGTTGCTGCAATGCCCGATGATGCAACGGCCAATGCGATGCCATTATTTGATCGTATTTCAGCAAGAATTAGCGAAATAACGAATGTTTTGCCAGTTCCACCCGGTGCATCCAAAAAGATGAACCCACCTTGTCCAGCTGAAACTGCGAGCATAATGCGATCATAAATGGTTCTTTGTTCCTCATTCATTAGTGGGACATTGCGGGCAACAATCGCTGCCATTTCTACAGTACTGTACTGCAGTTCACGATTCATTTCAGTATTCATTAAATCAGATGCAGTTCGATTTGGCGAATTCATACCGAAATTACTAAGTGGTAAGTTGGCAATGACAATGCAAAGATCCTCAATAGCAATCAATGCTTCATTGTACATTTCGTCGCTGAATGTTATTGTTAGATCGTGGAACCGTATACGATGTTGATGCAATATATCATCAGTCATTGAATCTTTGTGATTTTCCCATAATATCTGTGCTCGGGCTGGGAAACATGTAGTCAACACTATAGCGAATAGTAGACGAATTTGTATTGCTGTACAGTTCAATGCAGCTTCAGCAAGCATGCATTCCCACTGGTTGTCGTCTTCCAGCAAGCCGAGTGCAAGGCATGCATCTTTATACGTTGGATATTGTTGCCCATTCACTTTACGTATATCTTGAAATGATAATGGGCCAGTAACATTAACCAACAACAGTCGAAGATAAAAGCACTCCGTGTGTCTTGGATTGACTGTAAATAATCGCCCCAAGgcgtttgatttaaataaattgagacATGCAGCAACTGGTGAGCCTTGCTTGCGGGGCATCCATGTTTTTGTTTGAGTCCATGTGAAATAGCGTGGTACTTGTGAATAGAGTAATGTTCGTGCAAAGGCACCAAAATCATCCGCACGATTACACAATTCAAAAAATGCAGTGAGTGTAGTTTTAGGTGGATTTATTGCACGATCAATCGCTGTCTCGTTCGTGAAAAATACACGCTGACCGTTTTCAAGATGGATGGCTAACTGAACAACTGCTGGATCCCGTTCATGAATTGGAAAACCAAAGATACGCCAAGCAGCTTCATTGGAGCTGATGTACCGACCAATTTGGTAGAGCGTTATTTCATCGTTTTTATTCACTGGAGGAGCATTCACATTAGTATTTTCCACTCTAAACACAGCCATATCACTGCCTTTATGGACATACTTGCAAATGTATTTGATGCTCTTCACAGAACTGCAGAACTCAACATTAATATGAGCATTATATGTCTTGCTCAGCAGAGGCGAATATGGCACCACCCAACCGTTGTCAATATCAATGTCTgtgttgatgatatttttaataaatgactgtCCGCCATTTTCAGGATTTCTTCGACGATATATTGGGTATCCGTCGACATTTGTGACCGTATCATTGGTAAAATCTTTAGggaaatttttagtacattttccATCAGCCATGCAAGGCGATGAACTATTAAGAGTACCACATGGACCATGAATCATGTTTGTTGTAACAATATCAAACAGCAGTTGGTCAGTGGATAGATCTGGAATTTCCGCAGAAATGATACTATCGATTTCTTCAGGACGGATTTTGTCGATGAACCAAACCAAAATGTGTGCATGAGGTAATCCTCGCTTTTGCCACTCAACCGAATACATCCAGCAACGTGTGGAACCAAATACATGTGATTTAGTAATGAAACTTATTAAAGACTTAAACTTTTGTCTGAACACACGTGCTGTAATGTCATGGCGATGTATTGCATTTTGGCCAGGCAGTAGCAAAGATGTAATCTCTGGCCATTTTGGATTACATGTGAACGTGATAAATAAACATGGTCGTCCATATTCGCGCACGAAAGTCAGAGCATCCTGTATATATTCTTGCATATGACGTGGAAAGCCTACGTACGATGATGGTAAAATGACATGGTTACCAATTTCGGCGACGTCGGCTTTGTTGTTGATAGCGTCTCGCAAATGAATGTACTCTTCCGCGCGCAGCTTTTGTTGATTATATCGTAAGTATCGTAGTCGTTCGCTCTCAATCTTCGCGTACATGTCGACCATGAATTGTTGACAAAGCTCACGACATCGTAAAATGACGTTGTCCAGGCCACGTCTAATCATTAATCGGTACGCATAATAATCCTTTGAGCTAACGTTCTTGTTTGTTTCAGCTCCTgtaatatttgttcataaaaattaatttaaatttattacgttcaataatttaattgttttgttaaatgattaatgatcaaattaataatcaatgaaGTACCTGATACGGGATCTCGTTGTTTTATGTTTATGCAATATCCGTCTTGTCCCTTCCAGAATATTAGCGGATATTGGAGAGCGTCATATGAACGATGTGTGTCAGCAATGAACTgaagattattatttcttctacgAATCAGAATTTCTCGTGCAGCTGTACAATCGCCGACTATGATTCCAGCAACATCATCAACAGCGGGTGCATTGAATCTACGAATATGCTCTCCAGCTGGTGTTTTATCAGGATTAATGACGATAGCGTGATTATCGCTTTGTAATTGGTGCATAtgtgatttgaatattttcaacaacTCGTTGTGCTCGTTCAAAAGAGCATCTAGCTCGCTGACGATGCGCCTGGCATAAAGTGAATCAAGGTTATTATAATCACAACGTGCATTCACGCGATTGGCAAGTGCGCTTCCGGAATCCTCGCCGCCCATAAAGTAGATTTGTAAGAATTTATGTGGTTCGTTTGGCATTGGCAGCAGTGAGCCCATTTTATGATAAACTTGGCCTCTGATTTTGAATGTAGAATTGAATTGTTGACCATTTGCATTAGTATTTCGAACTATTTCTGTTGCTCCGAACGATGTCATTTGAAAGCATGAATTGAATCTTCGAATTGACTTCAGGAACACGTTAGAATCTGGATCCGTGCCGATAAGTAAGCCGTTCAATGGTTCAGGTGGTGTTTCAATTTCAGGTAGTTGCACTTTTCCTGACGCGCAACACATCCCAGCTGgctcatttttgaatttcagagcatgACAATGCGGACATTCCTTGTC
It encodes:
- the LOC129956777 gene encoding uncharacterized protein LOC129956777, producing the protein MQEYIQDALTFVREYGRPCLFITFTCNPKWPEITSLLLPGQNAIHRHDITARVFRQKFKSLISFITKSHVFGSTRCWMYSVEWQKRGLPHAHILVWFIDKIRPEEIDSIISAEIPDLSTDQLLFDIVTTNMIHGPCGTLNSSSPCMADGKCTKNFPKDFTNDTVTNVDGYPIYRRRNPENGGQSFIKNIINTDIDIDNGWVVPYSPLLSKTYNAHINVEFCSSVKSIKYICKYVHKGSDMAVFRVENTNVNAPPVNKNDEITLYQIGRYISSNEAAWRIFGFPIHERDPAVVQLAIHLENGQRVFFTNETAIDRAINPPKTTLTAFFELCNRADDFGAFARTLLYSQVPRYFTWTQTKTWMPRKQGSPVAACLNLFKSNALGRLFTVNPRHTECFYLRLLLVNVTGPLSFQDIRKVNGQQYPTYKDACLALGLLEDDNQWECMLAEAALNCTAIQIRLLFAIVLTTCFPARAQILWENHKDSMTDDILHQHRIRFHDLTITFSDEMYNEALIAIEDLCIVIANLPLSNFGMNSPNRTASDLMNTEMNRELQYSTVEMAAIVARNVPLMNEEQRTIYDRIMLAVSAGQGGFIFLDAPGGTGKTFVISLILAEIRSNNGIALAVASSGIAATLLDGGRTAHSVFKLPLNIQNNPDAVCNIKKQSSMATVLKRCKIIIWDECTMAHKHSLEALNRTLKDIKNSDKLFGGTLLVLSGDFRQTLPVIPRSTYADEINACLKSSPLWRNVEKLQLKINMRVQMLQDPSAETFSKQLLDIGDGKVAIDETGYVKLPTDFCTIADSQDTLIEQIFPHVHTQYINHEWLAERAILAAKNVDVDNLNLKIQMLLPGNLVSYKSIDTVCDDSEAECVYVGSFVSGATDVSS